A segment of the Chitinophagaceae bacterium genome:
CAGTTAGAGAAAAATAGTTCCAACTTGTTTCACATTCGGTACATGTAATTACAGGTTTAGTATTTCTTGTTTTATTAAATGAAGAAAGTAGTATAATACTGATAATGATGAAAGTAATTGTGCGAAGCATTCTATATTCAGTTGCTGAACAAAGTTGTTACCATTAAAAGCAAAGAGTCATGTCACATTGGAACAACTCTTAAATAAATTCTCTTTCCCTCTTTTCCCTCTTTTAATCTCTTAGCTCTGCCTTTCAACTTTTAGCTCCTCACATCCACCAGAAAACTTCCCAAATCAACCACCTCACCCTCGCCCATCTTAAACTGTTCAAGGTCTTCCAGACTTAATTCCTCCAGCACTTTGGTAGTATAAACAGGTTTGTGATCTTTCAGTATAATAAAATAAAAGTCTGGACGGGTTTCTTTAAAAGCTGAATCATTCACAAATGAATCATGCGCAAAAGCAATACGGATATGGCCTTCAGCATCCAACCGGCTTTCACCGAGATAATCATCATCAGCAATGTCACGGTCGTATAAACGAACAGTATACTCATCGCCGGTTAATCCTTTGTCTTCTCCTTTTTCAATAAAACGGGCAATCACTACAAGGTCAGGTTCTTTGTTAAGGGTAAAATCACTCATGGCTTTCAATTTGGTGTTTAGAATTATTTCAAGTTAAAGTAATTTCTGAATCAGAGCAAAACAAAAGGCACAAAGCTGTTATACTTTGTGCCTTAATTATATTTTACGCTTCGTTTAAATCTCGACTCCGCTCGATTCTGCACCGCTTCCTTCGACTTCGCTCAGGATGTTTATTCATCCAGCTTCAATACCGCCAAAAATGCTTCCTGCGGAATCTCCACATTACCAATTTGCCTCATACGTTTCTTACCTTCTTTCTGTTTTTCAAGGAGTTTACGTTTACGGCTGATATCGCCACCATAACATTTAGCGGTTACATCTTTACGCATAGCACTGATAGTTTCACGGGCTACAACTTTAGCACCAATGGCTGCCTGGATAGCGATCTGGAACTGCTGACGGGGAACCAACTCCTTTAATTTTTCACATAATTTTCTTCCAAATTCATTGCCACGGCTGCGGTGAATCAAAGCACTCAAAGCATCCACCTTATCTCCATTCAGTAAGATGTCCATTTTCACAATATCTGCATCACGGTAACCGATAGGATGATAGTCAAACGACGCATAACCACGGGTTTGTGATTTCAACTTATCATAAAAATCAAACACAATTTCCGTTAACGGCATTTCAAACATCAGCTCCACACGGGTTGGTGTGAGGTAATGTTGATTGATAAGAATACCACGTTTGCCCAGGCAGAGCGTCATGATGTTCCCGATATAATCTGGCTTGGTAATGATCTGTGCTTTAATGAATGGTTCTTCAATCCTGTCCATGGCCGTTGGTTCAGGCATTTGGGTTGGATTGTTCACCTGTATCTTTTCACCTTTTGTGGTATAAGCAACAAAACTTACGTTGGGTACAGTGGTGATCACTGTCTGGTTGTATTCCCTTTCCAAACGTTCCTGAATAATTTCCATGTGCAGCAAACCGAGAAAGCCGCAACGGAAACCAAAACCAAGCGCCTGTGATGTTTCCAGTTCAAAAGTCAATGAGGCATCATTCAGCTGCAGTTTGTCCATGCAGTCACGGAGTTCTTCAAAATCTTCTGTCTGTACAGGGAAGATACCGGCAAATACCATCGGCTTCACTTCCTGGAAACCTTTGATGATCTCCTTCGTTGGATTCGCTGCTAAGGTGATCGTATCACCCACTTTTACTTCTTTCGCATTCTTTACACCGGTAATGATATAACCCACATCGCCACAGGTTACTTCTTTCTTCTCAGTCATCTTCATCTTCAAGATCCCAACTTCACTTGCTTCATATTCCTGTCCTGTACTTACAAACTTTACTTTATCTCCTTTTCGTATTCTTCCGTTCCTGATACGGTAGTAAACGATCACACCACGAAAACTGTTGAACACACTGTCAAAAATCAATGCCTGCAACGGTTCATCAGGTTTACCGGTTGGTGCAGGAATCCGTTTTACAATTGCTTCTAATATTTCTTCAATACCAATACCTGCACGACCGCTGGCTAATAAAATATCTTCGGGCTTACAGCCAATCAGGTCAATGATTTGGTCTTTCACCTCTTCAATCATCGCACCGTCCATATCAATCTTGTTGATCACAGGAATGATCTCAAG
Coding sequences within it:
- the lepA gene encoding elongation factor 4, with product MKNIRNFCIIAHIDHGKSTLADRLLQSTGTISDRDMMDQVLDDMDLEREKGITIKSHAIQINYKHKDGQEYILNLIDTPGHVDFSYEVSRALAACEGALLLVDAAQGIQAQTISNLYLAIDNNLEIIPVINKIDMDGAMIEEVKDQIIDLIGCKPEDILLASGRAGIGIEEILEAIVKRIPAPTGKPDEPLQALIFDSVFNSFRGVIVYYRIRNGRIRKGDKVKFVSTGQEYEASEVGILKMKMTEKKEVTCGDVGYIITGVKNAKEVKVGDTITLAANPTKEIIKGFQEVKPMVFAGIFPVQTEDFEELRDCMDKLQLNDASLTFELETSQALGFGFRCGFLGLLHMEIIQERLEREYNQTVITTVPNVSFVAYTTKGEKIQVNNPTQMPEPTAMDRIEEPFIKAQIITKPDYIGNIMTLCLGKRGILINQHYLTPTRVELMFEMPLTEIVFDFYDKLKSQTRGYASFDYHPIGYRDADIVKMDILLNGDKVDALSALIHRSRGNEFGRKLCEKLKELVPRQQFQIAIQAAIGAKVVARETISAMRKDVTAKCYGGDISRKRKLLEKQKEGKKRMRQIGNVEIPQEAFLAVLKLDE